The Brasilonema sennae CENA114 genome includes a region encoding these proteins:
- the coaD gene encoding pantetheine-phosphate adenylyltransferase, producing MIAIYPGSFDPVTLGHLDIIQRGSRLFAQVIVAVLRNPNKTPLFTVERRLEQIRLCTKHLTNVEVDAFAGLTVKYAQMHGAQVLLRGLRAISDFEVELQMAHTNKTLSHDIETVFLATSNEYSFLSSSVVKEIAKFGGSVDHLVPPHVALDIYQCYAQNHPVSN from the coding sequence ATGATTGCCATTTATCCAGGAAGTTTCGATCCTGTTACCTTAGGACATCTTGACATTATCCAACGCGGCAGTCGTTTGTTTGCTCAAGTGATTGTCGCGGTATTGCGGAATCCAAACAAAACTCCGCTGTTTACAGTGGAAAGACGGCTAGAACAGATTCGTCTGTGTACAAAACATCTCACGAATGTGGAGGTAGACGCTTTTGCTGGTTTGACTGTAAAGTATGCCCAAATGCATGGTGCACAAGTGCTATTGCGCGGTTTACGAGCAATTTCTGACTTTGAGGTAGAACTTCAGATGGCTCACACAAATAAAACCCTTTCTCATGATATAGAAACCGTTTTCTTAGCAACGTCAAATGAATATAGTTTTTTAAGTAGTAGTGTGGTGAAAGAGATTGCTAAGTTTGGTGGCTCTGTTGATCATCTTGTCCCCCCGCACGTTGCTTTAGATATTTACCAATGCTACGCCCAAAACCATCCCGTATCGAACTAA
- a CDS encoding DivIVA domain-containing protein: MLRPKPSRIELNQNGSTPPPQEYPAGISDNPDATRTTSVDIQMELNRLEEMILAGFNIPLTRRTIVDEDKLLDQLDEIRLSLPEVFQEAATIIQQKEDILLEAEEYGQQIVDAAQAKRSQILDESDIIIQAEREAAELRRQVQQECEQMMQDTLEEIDRKRRACQQEIEEMRHQAVAEAEAVEQGADDYADGVLENIEQNLQDMLRIIRNGRQQLLPEASNDDNSQFPKKK; the protein is encoded by the coding sequence ATGCTACGCCCAAAACCATCCCGTATCGAACTAAATCAAAACGGAAGCACTCCTCCTCCGCAAGAGTATCCTGCTGGAATATCGGATAATCCAGATGCTACACGAACAACAAGTGTAGATATACAGATGGAACTCAACCGCTTGGAGGAGATGATTCTTGCTGGTTTCAACATTCCACTGACGCGACGCACGATAGTAGATGAAGACAAGCTGCTTGATCAGCTTGATGAAATACGGCTTTCTTTACCTGAAGTTTTTCAGGAAGCAGCAACAATTATCCAACAAAAGGAAGATATTCTCCTGGAAGCAGAAGAATATGGACAACAAATTGTTGATGCAGCGCAAGCCAAGCGATCGCAAATCTTGGATGAAAGCGACATTATCATACAAGCAGAACGGGAAGCCGCTGAACTGCGGCGACAAGTTCAACAAGAATGTGAGCAGATGATGCAAGACACTCTTGAAGAAATTGACCGCAAACGACGCGCCTGTCAGCAAGAAATAGAGGAAATGCGGCATCAAGCTGTTGCAGAAGCAGAAGCAGTTGAACAAGGTGCTGATGACTACGCTGACGGTGTACTAGAAAATATTGAGCAGAATCTTCAGGATATGTTGCGAATCATCCGTAACGGACGTCAACAACTACTACCAGAAGCTTCTAATGATGATAATTCTCAATTTCCTAAAAAAAAATAA
- a CDS encoding TrbI/VirB10 family protein translates to MNNLPNSHNSNNSNNNNHKNHNGHNNHNNHNNSQPESNNHPSHEVQPSDWHQRMANLVGLEEQFPPSHPESSPSETPSTNPDEPPPSHPSSQKTKQALSSNPFAKVGVVGAATLSVALVAGAFLTQLMSGTNKQTPKNFPQITRKENESNKIEQLKPQQEIEILKTKLALAEQAKAVKLAQLQLKTVRPTQTQPKPTPAQPRIRPQTVTRVVIQRVPTPAQTVYVPRVVERIVRVPQRVVAQQPKPTYTQPPQPTQPTVRPQPPQPTAKPSISPSFELSTPGLKPSDLAQIPFSLSIPTPTPTATPTPTPTSTPTPNLPRVANSPPSTLGSELNSRARDNLQTLPVPNRTNTTANPQQTPETTNQTTQYTGKSIAVGTSAKAVLATAIFGEANRIGSNSNYSSNSNNNNNKNDSQFVVRLQQPLKSIDGAIALPANTELLAQLDQVSETGMFNLTVVSVISQNKSNLTETRLSQSAMKVRAPGGRPLLAKKYPDKSGKISGMDTFIFGLGGAGKIGEVLNRPETRINPNCGSTIYTNRNGDPVSFPQSCSETKQERNIPAAVLEGGMNALVPQLNQRNQQAINEMIQKSNVWYLPAGTQVEVVANQITRF, encoded by the coding sequence ATGAACAACTTACCGAACTCTCATAATTCTAATAATTCTAACAATAACAATCATAAAAATCATAACGGTCATAATAATCATAACAACCATAATAATTCACAGCCTGAATCTAACAATCATCCTTCGCATGAAGTACAACCATCAGATTGGCATCAACGGATGGCTAATTTAGTTGGTTTAGAAGAACAGTTTCCTCCATCTCATCCAGAAAGCAGTCCTTCAGAGACTCCAAGTACTAATCCTGACGAACCACCACCTTCTCATCCATCGTCACAGAAAACAAAACAAGCATTGTCATCTAACCCTTTTGCCAAGGTAGGTGTGGTGGGTGCTGCTACCCTAAGTGTGGCTTTGGTAGCAGGTGCGTTTCTCACTCAACTTATGAGTGGAACAAACAAACAAACGCCGAAGAATTTTCCACAAATAACTCGTAAAGAGAATGAATCGAACAAAATAGAGCAATTAAAACCGCAACAAGAAATTGAGATCTTAAAAACAAAACTAGCATTAGCTGAACAAGCAAAAGCTGTAAAATTAGCACAGCTTCAGTTAAAAACTGTAAGACCTACTCAAACTCAGCCAAAACCAACTCCAGCACAACCAAGAATTAGACCACAAACTGTCACGCGCGTGGTGATCCAAAGAGTACCGACACCAGCGCAGACTGTTTACGTACCTCGTGTTGTCGAACGAATTGTCAGAGTTCCTCAACGTGTTGTAGCGCAGCAGCCAAAACCAACTTATACTCAACCTCCTCAACCTACTCAGCCTACTGTGCGTCCTCAGCCTCCTCAACCAACAGCCAAACCTTCAATATCTCCATCCTTTGAGTTATCAACTCCAGGATTAAAGCCATCGGATTTAGCACAAATTCCCTTCTCTTTATCAATACCCACTCCCACCCCAACAGCCACTCCCACTCCAACACCCACTTCCACTCCAACACCAAACCTACCAAGAGTAGCAAATTCCCCTCCATCTACTTTGGGTTCTGAATTAAATTCCAGGGCTAGAGATAATCTACAAACTTTACCTGTTCCAAATCGGACAAATACAACAGCAAATCCTCAACAGACACCAGAAACAACAAACCAGACTACTCAGTATACTGGTAAATCTATTGCAGTGGGTACTAGTGCCAAAGCTGTGTTAGCAACGGCTATATTTGGGGAAGCAAATAGAATAGGAAGTAATAGTAATTATAGTAGTAATAGTAATAACAATAATAATAAAAATGATAGTCAATTTGTCGTGCGTCTGCAGCAACCATTGAAGTCTATAGATGGGGCGATCGCACTACCTGCAAATACTGAATTATTAGCTCAACTTGATCAAGTTTCTGAAACCGGAATGTTTAACCTAACAGTCGTTTCAGTTATTTCTCAAAATAAAAGTAATCTCACAGAAACTCGCCTAAGTCAAAGTGCAATGAAAGTTCGTGCACCTGGCGGAAGACCTTTACTTGCCAAGAAATATCCTGATAAATCTGGAAAGATCTCAGGTATGGATACATTTATCTTCGGTTTGGGAGGTGCTGGGAAAATAGGAGAGGTACTTAACCGTCCTGAGACAAGAATTAATCCAAACTGTGGTTCTACTATCTACACTAATCGAAATGGTGACCCAGTATCCTTCCCACAAAGCTGTAGCGAAACTAAACAAGAAAGAAACATCCCTGCTGCAGTTTTAGAAGGCGGTATGAATGCCCTGGTACCCCAACTGAACCAGCGCAACCAACAAGCAATCAACGAGATGATTCAAAAAAGTAACGTTTGGTATTTGCCAGCGGGTACACAGGTTGAAGTCGTTGCTAATCAAATAACGCGGTTTTAG